In Paraburkholderia flava, one genomic interval encodes:
- the hpaE gene encoding 5-carboxymethyl-2-hydroxymuconate semialdehyde dehydrogenase, which translates to MRIEHLIDGRPQAGSDYFETVNPANQQVLAEVARGTATDVDAAVHAAKNAFPAWASKPAAERAKLIRRLGELIAKNVPEISEAETNDTGQTISQTRKQLVPRAADNFQYFAEMCTRVDGHTYPTESHLNYTLFHPVGVCALISPWNVPFMTATWKVAPCLAFGNTAVLKMSELSPLTASMLGHLALEAGIPAGVLNVVHGYGKETGEPLVAHPDVRAVSFTGSTVTGNRIVQSAGLKKFSMELGGKSPFVIFDDADFERALDAAVFMIFSNNGERCTAGSRILVQRSIYARFAERFIERAKRLTVGDPLADSTIVGPMISQAHLAKVRSYIELGPKEGATLACGGIDVPGLPDALRQGNFVPPTVFVDVDNRMRIAQEEIFGPVACLIPFDDEAHAVRLSNEIAYGLSSYVWTENAGRAHRVAAAIEAGMCFVNSQNVRDLRQPFGGTKASGVGREGGTWSYEVFLEPKNVCVSLGSHHIPRWGV; encoded by the coding sequence CTGCGTATAGAACATCTGATCGACGGTCGCCCGCAAGCGGGCAGCGACTACTTCGAGACGGTCAATCCCGCGAACCAGCAGGTGCTCGCCGAGGTCGCGCGCGGCACGGCAACCGATGTCGACGCGGCCGTGCACGCTGCGAAAAACGCATTCCCCGCGTGGGCAAGCAAACCCGCTGCCGAGCGCGCGAAGCTGATTCGCCGGCTCGGCGAGTTGATCGCGAAGAACGTCCCGGAGATTTCCGAAGCCGAAACCAACGACACAGGCCAGACGATTTCGCAAACGCGCAAGCAACTGGTGCCCCGCGCAGCCGACAATTTTCAGTACTTCGCGGAGATGTGTACGCGCGTGGATGGCCATACGTACCCCACGGAATCGCATCTGAACTACACGCTGTTTCATCCGGTCGGCGTGTGTGCGCTGATTTCGCCATGGAATGTGCCGTTCATGACCGCGACGTGGAAGGTCGCGCCCTGCCTCGCGTTCGGCAACACGGCGGTGTTGAAGATGAGCGAACTGTCGCCGCTCACCGCCTCGATGCTCGGTCATCTCGCGCTCGAGGCTGGCATTCCCGCTGGCGTGCTGAACGTCGTGCACGGCTACGGCAAAGAAACGGGCGAGCCGCTTGTTGCGCATCCGGACGTGCGCGCCGTGTCGTTCACCGGTTCGACTGTGACGGGCAACCGCATCGTACAGAGCGCGGGGTTGAAGAAATTCTCGATGGAACTGGGCGGCAAATCGCCGTTCGTGATTTTCGACGATGCCGACTTCGAACGCGCGCTCGATGCCGCGGTTTTCATGATCTTCTCGAACAACGGTGAGCGCTGTACAGCCGGTTCGCGGATTCTCGTGCAGCGTTCGATCTACGCGCGTTTTGCCGAGCGCTTCATCGAGCGCGCGAAGCGGCTCACGGTCGGCGATCCGCTAGCCGACAGCACGATCGTCGGGCCGATGATCAGTCAGGCGCATCTTGCGAAGGTGCGCAGCTACATCGAGCTTGGACCGAAGGAAGGTGCGACGCTCGCGTGCGGCGGCATCGATGTGCCGGGGCTTCCGGACGCGTTGCGGCAAGGTAATTTCGTGCCGCCCACGGTATTCGTCGATGTCGACAACCGGATGCGCATCGCGCAGGAAGAGATATTCGGCCCGGTTGCATGTCTGATTCCGTTCGACGATGAAGCGCACGCGGTGCGACTCTCGAACGAGATCGCCTACGGCCTGTCGAGCTACGTGTGGACCGAAAATGCCGGACGCGCGCATCGCGTCGCTGCGGCGATCGAGGCCGGCATGTGCTTTGTCAACAGTCAGAATGTGCGCGATCTGCGTCAACCGTTCGGCGGTACGAAGGCATCGGGTGTCGGGCGTGAAGGCGGCACGTGGAGCTATGAGGTGTTTCTCGAGCCAAAGAACGTGTGCGTGTCGCTTGGGTCGCATCATATTCCGCGCTGGGGGGTATGA
- the hpaD gene encoding 3,4-dihydroxyphenylacetate 2,3-dioxygenase, whose amino-acid sequence MGKLALAAKITHVPSMYLSELDGPHKGCRQAAIDGHHEIGRRCRELGVDTIVVFDVHWLVNSDYHVNCAPQFEGCYTSNELPHFIRNMSYAYPGNVELGQLIAQVANEMGVKSRAHSDTTLELEYGTLVPMRYMNADQHFRTVSVAAWCMWHGLASSARFGLAVRKAIEERYDGTVAILASGSLSHHFADNGHAEQYMHKVWSPFLEQMDRKVVELWEAGDWQTFCAMLPLYNEKCWGEGGMHDTAMLLGALGWDRYDGRAEVITPYFGSSGTGQINAIFPVTALPV is encoded by the coding sequence ATGGGAAAACTCGCACTGGCAGCGAAGATCACACACGTGCCGTCGATGTACCTGTCGGAACTCGATGGTCCGCACAAGGGCTGCAGACAGGCGGCGATCGACGGCCACCATGAGATCGGCCGGCGTTGTCGAGAACTCGGCGTCGACACGATCGTCGTGTTCGACGTGCACTGGCTCGTGAACAGCGACTATCACGTGAACTGCGCGCCGCAATTCGAAGGCTGCTATACGAGCAACGAACTGCCGCACTTCATCCGCAACATGTCGTATGCGTATCCCGGCAACGTCGAACTCGGTCAGCTGATCGCGCAGGTCGCGAACGAAATGGGCGTAAAGAGCCGCGCGCATAGCGACACGACGCTCGAACTCGAATACGGCACGCTGGTGCCGATGCGCTACATGAACGCCGACCAGCACTTCCGCACGGTGTCGGTGGCTGCGTGGTGCATGTGGCACGGCCTTGCGAGCAGCGCGCGCTTCGGCCTCGCGGTGCGCAAAGCGATCGAGGAACGCTACGACGGTACGGTCGCGATTCTCGCGAGCGGTTCGCTCAGTCATCATTTCGCGGACAACGGTCATGCGGAACAGTACATGCACAAGGTGTGGAGTCCGTTTCTCGAACAGATGGACCGCAAGGTCGTCGAACTATGGGAAGCCGGCGACTGGCAGACGTTCTGCGCGATGCTGCCGCTCTACAACGAGAAATGCTGGGGCGAAGGCGGCATGCATGACACCGCGATGCTGCTCGGCGCGCTCGGCTGGGATCGCTACGACGGCCGCGCTGAAGTGATCACGCCATACTTCGGCAGTTCGGGCACCGGCCAGATCAACGCGATTTTTCCGGTCACCGCCCTGCCCGTTTGA
- a CDS encoding 5-carboxymethyl-2-hydroxymuconate Delta-isomerase, with the protein MPHLTLEYSANLADDVQLDALCRDLAQCLDAQRDGDARVYPTGGIRVRAIRCEHYCIADGRPGSAFLHANLKMAAGRPEAVRKATGDALFDVIKRRFADLFEREGLALSLEIGEFSEAGTWKHNNLHARLKG; encoded by the coding sequence ATGCCTCATCTGACGCTCGAATACAGCGCAAATCTCGCCGACGATGTGCAGCTCGACGCGCTTTGTCGCGACCTCGCGCAATGCCTCGACGCGCAGCGCGACGGCGACGCACGTGTTTATCCGACCGGGGGCATCCGCGTTCGCGCGATTCGCTGCGAGCACTATTGCATTGCCGACGGCCGGCCCGGCAGCGCATTCCTGCACGCAAACCTGAAGATGGCCGCGGGCCGCCCGGAAGCCGTCCGCAAAGCGACCGGCGATGCGCTCTTCGACGTGATCAAGCGACGCTTTGCGGATCTGTTCGAACGCGAGGGCCTTGCGCTCTCGCTCGAGATCGGCGAGTTCAGCGAAGCGGGCACATGGAAGCACAACAATCTGCACGCGCGCCTTAAAGGCTAG